From Cellulomonas dongxiuzhuiae, the proteins below share one genomic window:
- a CDS encoding glycosyltransferase family 4 protein, whose translation MTVDAPGRARAPLRAHVQLYEQARTAHLERQAADPRLSLLYAAPRYDFDVQLAERLDARRASTLDAARLLWRSDVAVLEITEPAFLAGIVRAATCLTALRLRRVVRRRPLPRVVSYAIGNNDPREEYQPRSVREQVTFRAKWWMSSRVVRRVDRLVFGTPQAAATYHALYGPPSRHQETRTIPALPTPCSCPTAAPDPGRILFLGAFVERKGLAVLLEAWPALAEHPGTTLTCVGKGQLEGEVRALAATDDRVRVVVDPPREQIHAELRAASVLVLPSQASPTWREQVGLPIVEALEHGCTVVTTDQTGLAPWLAEHGHRVVPSSAAAADLGDALLDTLLAPLPRAEVLASLPTQDGREAAHAWMFADSDSGRG comes from the coding sequence GTGACCGTCGACGCGCCGGGGCGCGCCCGCGCGCCGCTGCGCGCCCACGTCCAGCTCTACGAGCAGGCCCGGACCGCGCACCTCGAGCGGCAGGCCGCGGACCCGCGGCTCAGCCTGCTCTACGCCGCCCCGCGGTACGACTTCGACGTCCAGCTCGCCGAGCGGCTCGACGCCCGGCGCGCGAGCACCCTCGACGCCGCACGCCTGCTCTGGCGCTCGGACGTCGCGGTTCTCGAGATCACCGAGCCGGCCTTCCTCGCCGGCATCGTGCGGGCAGCGACGTGCCTGACGGCCCTCCGCCTGCGACGCGTCGTCCGACGCCGGCCGCTCCCGCGCGTCGTGTCGTACGCCATCGGCAACAACGACCCGCGCGAGGAGTACCAGCCGCGGTCGGTCCGCGAGCAGGTGACCTTCCGCGCCAAGTGGTGGATGTCGTCCCGGGTCGTGCGTCGGGTCGACCGCCTCGTGTTCGGCACGCCGCAGGCGGCGGCGACGTATCACGCGCTCTACGGGCCGCCGTCCCGGCACCAGGAGACACGCACCATCCCCGCCCTGCCGACGCCGTGCTCCTGCCCGACCGCCGCGCCGGACCCCGGACGGATCCTGTTCCTGGGCGCGTTCGTCGAGCGCAAGGGGCTTGCGGTGCTGCTCGAGGCGTGGCCGGCGCTCGCGGAGCATCCCGGGACGACGCTCACCTGCGTCGGCAAGGGCCAGCTCGAGGGCGAGGTACGCGCGCTCGCCGCCACGGACGACCGGGTGCGCGTCGTCGTCGACCCACCGCGGGAGCAGATCCATGCCGAGCTGCGGGCGGCCTCGGTCCTCGTCCTGCCGTCGCAGGCGTCACCGACGTGGCGCGAGCAGGTCGGGCTGCCGATCGTCGAGGCGCTGGAGCACGGGTGCACCGTCGTGACGACGGACCAGACGGGACTCGCGCCGTGGCTCGCGGAGCACGGGCACCGGGTCGTCCCGTCGAGCGCAGCAGCCGCCGATCTCGGCGACGCGCTCCTCGACACGCTCCTCGCGCCGCTGCCCCGTGCCGAGGTCCTCGCGTCGCTGCCCACGCAGGACGGCCGCGAGGCGGCTCACGCGTGGATGTTCGCCGACTCCGACTCCGGCCGCGGCTGA
- a CDS encoding polysaccharide biosynthesis tyrosine autokinase → MELDEYLLALRKRWLVIAVLAVVGGALAWAYAQSITPAYRASASVFASVTEAESAGELVQGSTFVQNSVTSFGRLASMPAVLDPVIAELDLDTTAKELSKRVTADNPLNTVILEISTTGPDPQAAATISNAVARQLAVTVQGLSPRTQAGESAIQLSLVAPAVAPAVPFEPNTRFLTASGIAAGALLGVALALLLTLLDTRLRTRADVEKVSGLPVLGTIVRTRSARAAYTTVRTEPGTPRAEAFRRLQVNLQYLETGRRLRTIVVTSAMAREGKTSTSVNLASAVAEKGARVLLVDGDLRMPAIAEALGLEGGAGLTTVLIGRARLDDVVQTWGMPNLHVLTAGDRPPNPSQLLDSPAMHTLLEEAAREYDLVVIDAAPVLPVVDATLLGRRSDGVLLVTRLRSTRRQQLRSALAALERVGATCLGLVATNWTDDGTGATYGNAFPLAPAHRRGMRRGSAVRRRSAAQAAPGAAADDPALADPAAAGRAATGPATATTAGEAGERTSDVGAEPPGPTGEDMPSRASETPPSDAASGPHAAAVHDGAPVDRPAEIAEHDSPASDAAEHAPAGATEAPHGPRGPDVRPEATDEATAVRASGAR, encoded by the coding sequence ATGGAGCTCGACGAGTACCTGCTGGCCCTGCGAAAGCGGTGGCTCGTCATCGCCGTGCTCGCGGTCGTCGGCGGAGCGCTCGCCTGGGCCTACGCCCAGTCGATCACGCCCGCCTACCGTGCCTCGGCGAGCGTCTTCGCCTCGGTCACCGAGGCCGAGTCCGCCGGGGAGCTCGTCCAGGGCTCGACGTTCGTCCAGAACTCGGTGACGTCGTTCGGCCGGCTCGCCAGCATGCCGGCCGTCCTCGACCCCGTGATCGCCGAGCTCGACCTCGACACGACGGCGAAGGAGCTCAGCAAGCGCGTCACCGCCGACAACCCGCTCAACACGGTCATCCTGGAGATCTCGACGACCGGCCCCGACCCGCAGGCCGCGGCGACGATCTCGAACGCCGTCGCGCGCCAGCTGGCGGTCACCGTCCAGGGCCTCTCGCCGCGGACCCAGGCCGGCGAGAGCGCGATCCAGCTCAGCCTGGTCGCCCCCGCGGTGGCGCCCGCGGTGCCCTTCGAGCCGAACACCCGGTTCCTCACGGCGTCGGGCATCGCCGCCGGTGCCCTGCTGGGTGTCGCGCTCGCTCTCCTGCTCACCCTCCTCGACACCCGGCTGCGCACGCGCGCCGACGTCGAGAAGGTCAGCGGTCTGCCCGTCCTCGGGACGATCGTGCGCACCCGGTCGGCCCGCGCCGCGTACACCACGGTCCGGACCGAGCCGGGAACGCCTCGGGCCGAGGCGTTCCGGCGCCTGCAGGTGAACCTGCAGTACCTCGAGACGGGTCGACGCCTGCGCACCATCGTCGTCACCTCCGCCATGGCGCGTGAGGGCAAGACGTCGACGTCGGTGAACCTCGCGTCGGCCGTGGCAGAGAAGGGCGCGCGGGTGCTCCTCGTCGACGGCGACCTGCGGATGCCGGCGATCGCCGAGGCCCTGGGCCTCGAGGGCGGTGCAGGCCTCACGACGGTCCTCATCGGGCGCGCCCGTCTCGACGACGTCGTCCAGACGTGGGGGATGCCGAACCTCCACGTCCTGACGGCCGGCGACCGGCCCCCGAACCCCAGCCAGCTCCTCGACTCCCCGGCGATGCACACGCTGCTCGAGGAGGCCGCACGGGAGTACGACCTCGTCGTCATCGACGCGGCCCCGGTGCTCCCCGTCGTCGACGCGACCCTGCTCGGGCGCCGCAGCGACGGCGTCCTGCTCGTCACCCGCCTCCGGTCGACGCGCCGCCAGCAGCTGCGCAGCGCGCTGGCCGCGCTCGAGCGCGTGGGGGCGACCTGCCTCGGGCTCGTCGCGACGAACTGGACGGATGACGGCACGGGCGCGACGTACGGCAACGCGTTCCCGCTCGCACCGGCGCACCGCCGCGGCATGCGGCGCGGCTCCGCGGTTCGTCGCCGCTCCGCCGCGCAGGCAGCTCCCGGTGCCGCCGCCGACGATCCCGCGCTCGCCGACCCGGCGGCCGCGGGTCGCGCAGCCACGGGACCGGCCACCGCGACCACGGCCGGGGAAGCCGGCGAGCGCACGTCGGACGTCGGGGCAGAGCCGCCCGGCCCCACCGGGGAGGACATGCCGTCGCGGGCGTCCGAGACGCCCCCGTCCGACGCGGCCTCCGGACCGCACGCCGCCGCCGTCCACGACGGGGCGCCGGTCGACCGTCCCGCAGAGATCGCGGAGCACGACTCCCCAGCCTCCGACGCAGCCGAGCACGCGCCTGCCGGTGCGACCGAGGCGCCTCACGGCCCCCGCGGCCCGGACGTGCGTCCCGAGGCGACCGACGAGGCCACAGCAGTGCGGGCGAGCGGCGCACGGTGA
- a CDS encoding PKD domain-containing protein, protein MSATLLLGGVATAAAPPALADDPPPLPPSVSADALPTAQIDGVVWKQVAVGGTVYVGGSFSAARPPGVALGGSGTVPRAHMMAYDLATGALSASFAPTFNGQVSDLVASADGRTLYAVGAFTTVNGQSRNRAAAFDIPSGTLKPWAPNLNGYAKGVTVAPNGTVYIAGNFSHVGSTARPKVAAFHPTTAALQPFTAPVDDYQVNAIQVSPDGQTAVIGGNFTGIGGESTQSYGLARLDAATGALLPLPVASTVRNAGARSAIASLSSDATGFYGTGWHIASTGTIEGTFKASWDTGELVWLEDCHGDTYSAAPAGDVVYIASHKHYCGNSGGFPQTDPWSFYHGTAVTNDVRGVNTRDIYNYPDHPGTPRPEFLEWYPTFVPGTYTGQGQGPWTVTAAGSYVLFGGEFLRVNGTGQQGIVRFLDRSSAPNKVGPTAKGSAFALGGLSYASGEVRLTWPGNPDRDDATVRYDLYRQSTSTPPIHTESVTAPFWTQPTMSFVDKGLTPGSSQRYRVIATDPWGNASMSDWYTVTVSDAPVSDYAREVLADEPSSYWRFGEPSGTAVYDWMGANDLTTTASVTRGAAGAPVGDPNTAATFPGTTAGTAATRTAAPAPNVFSVETWFRTTSRTGGKIIGYGNRVTGASGSYDRHVYMTSNGRLAFGVYPGTARTVTSTASYNDGAWHHVVATLGSGGMQLYVDGKRVGQRTDTTMGQAYNGYWRIGGDVLSSWLNRPSTDYFAGTIDEVAVYPRVLTPQEIRSHVTAAGYAAAIPPAPADPYGAAVYAADPELFWRFDEATGSALADSGASGNAGTLTGTGWTRQAAGALAAHEENRSVRFVEGSAGAATTATFENPRAYSLEAWFSTTSSRGGRVLGFSSRQTGTAGDHDRHIYLQDDGRLVFGAWTGTANTITSAEPYNDGQWHHVLATQGPDGMVLYVDGASVGTNPQVDSQAYTGYWRVANGATWGSTSAALDGRIDEVAVYSRPLSGSDAVLHAGLGRTGTTPNLPPQAAFDATLEGRELTLDGSASTDADGAVTSWAWDLGDGTTAQGVTPPAHTYDLAGTYTVTLTVTDDKGATSARQQSVTVANAPPVATFTVAASHLDVAVDASASTDPDGAVVGYSWRFGDGATATGATASHTYASAGTYTVTLTVSDHDGTTTTTTQDVTVAPNQAPVAGFVAQPSALAVAFAPVGTADPDGTVASYAWDFGDGATSAQEAPTHTYVEPGTYTVRLTVTDDLGATGTTSSRVVVTANAAPVAAFTPTTALLRLAVDASASSDPDGSVVAYVWDFGDGAQAAGVAAEHTYSSPGTYTVTLTVRDNQGTETSVSHDVEAVAPTMWAHDRFSRSAATGWGSSDAGGAWTHFGSAAQYSVADGTGRVSIGTTASTPRLQLRSVAATDSDQTVQFSLDKVPVGGGGTVALTSRGGSWSSLYRGRVWVRANGTVSLLVTRIAGAESTLAAVNVPGLTLTAGTPLNVRFRTEGSSPTALRLKAWTGPTEPAAWQVQTTDATTELQDAGAVGIDTGLDGGVTNAPVRVTIDEFFAGQPGSAAPNQVPVPAFAATATDLSVAVDGSTSADADGTVTAWSWDFGDGSPAVTGTQVTHAYAADGTYPVTLTVTDNRGATASVTQQVTASSPAGDPMVAPVAAFEASPLGLTVSVDGSASSAGDAPVVAWAWDFGDGEQGDGAQAQHTYAAAGTYAVTLTVTGPDGATDTLTREVTVAAVPAEEPPVEEPPVEEPPVDGALAQDVFDRTVATGWGTSATGGAWSHFGSAAQYSVAPGVGTLQALAPGATPRVRWADLAVRDVDVLGQVSLDSIGDGGGTFVALTARSGSWSSMYRGQVWVKSTGALNLVLTRIAPRETILAQVNVAGVTLAAGERLNVRFQAVGSDPTTLRLRTWKDGTPEPTTWHLTATDATPELQDAGGVGVDGLLSGTSTNAPVRIRVHGLTVTEAV, encoded by the coding sequence ATGAGCGCGACCCTCCTGCTCGGGGGGGTCGCGACCGCGGCCGCGCCGCCGGCCCTGGCCGACGACCCGCCGCCGCTGCCCCCGTCGGTGAGCGCGGACGCCCTGCCCACGGCCCAGATCGACGGCGTCGTGTGGAAGCAGGTCGCAGTCGGCGGCACCGTCTACGTCGGCGGGAGCTTCTCGGCCGCACGCCCCCCGGGCGTCGCTCTCGGCGGGTCCGGGACCGTGCCGCGGGCCCACATGATGGCCTACGACCTCGCGACCGGTGCCCTGAGCGCGTCCTTCGCGCCGACGTTCAACGGTCAGGTCAGCGACCTCGTCGCCTCGGCGGACGGCCGCACCCTCTATGCCGTGGGCGCCTTCACGACCGTCAACGGGCAGTCGCGCAACCGTGCCGCGGCCTTCGACATCCCGAGCGGGACCCTCAAGCCGTGGGCGCCCAACCTCAACGGCTACGCGAAGGGCGTCACGGTCGCTCCCAACGGGACCGTGTACATCGCGGGGAACTTCTCTCACGTCGGCAGCACCGCGCGCCCCAAGGTCGCGGCCTTCCACCCCACGACGGCAGCCCTGCAGCCGTTCACGGCACCCGTCGACGACTACCAGGTGAACGCGATCCAGGTGTCGCCCGACGGGCAGACGGCCGTCATCGGTGGCAACTTCACCGGCATCGGCGGTGAGTCCACCCAGAGCTACGGCCTCGCGCGGCTCGACGCCGCCACGGGGGCGCTGCTCCCGCTGCCGGTGGCGTCCACCGTCCGCAACGCCGGGGCGCGGTCGGCGATCGCCTCGCTGAGCAGCGACGCGACGGGCTTCTACGGCACGGGTTGGCACATCGCCTCCACGGGCACCATCGAGGGCACGTTCAAGGCGTCGTGGGACACCGGCGAGCTCGTGTGGCTGGAGGACTGCCACGGCGACACGTACTCGGCCGCCCCCGCCGGAGACGTCGTCTACATCGCGAGCCACAAGCACTACTGCGGCAACAGCGGCGGGTTCCCGCAGACCGATCCGTGGTCGTTCTACCACGGCACGGCCGTGACGAACGACGTCCGTGGCGTCAACACCCGGGACATCTACAACTACCCCGACCACCCCGGCACGCCGCGCCCCGAGTTCCTCGAGTGGTACCCGACCTTCGTGCCCGGCACGTACACCGGGCAGGGGCAGGGGCCGTGGACCGTGACGGCAGCCGGCAGCTACGTCCTGTTCGGCGGTGAGTTCCTGCGGGTCAACGGCACGGGGCAGCAGGGCATCGTCCGGTTCCTCGACCGCTCGTCCGCGCCGAACAAGGTGGGTCCGACAGCCAAGGGCAGCGCGTTCGCGCTCGGCGGCCTGTCGTACGCGAGCGGCGAGGTGCGGCTCACCTGGCCCGGCAACCCCGACCGGGACGACGCCACGGTGCGCTACGACCTCTACCGGCAGTCGACGTCGACGCCGCCGATCCACACCGAGAGCGTCACCGCGCCGTTCTGGACGCAGCCGACGATGTCCTTCGTGGACAAGGGGCTGACCCCGGGCTCGTCGCAGCGCTACCGCGTCATCGCGACGGACCCGTGGGGCAACGCGTCGATGTCGGACTGGTACACGGTGACCGTGAGCGACGCGCCCGTCAGCGACTACGCACGTGAGGTGCTCGCCGACGAGCCGAGCTCCTACTGGCGGTTCGGTGAGCCCAGCGGTACGGCGGTGTACGACTGGATGGGGGCGAACGACCTCACGACCACGGCGAGCGTCACCCGTGGCGCCGCCGGTGCGCCGGTGGGCGACCCGAACACGGCGGCGACGTTCCCCGGCACGACGGCGGGTACGGCCGCCACCCGGACGGCGGCGCCCGCGCCCAACGTCTTCTCGGTCGAGACGTGGTTCCGCACGACGTCTCGGACCGGCGGCAAGATCATCGGCTACGGCAACCGGGTGACGGGCGCCTCGGGCTCGTACGACCGGCACGTGTACATGACGAGCAACGGCCGTCTCGCCTTCGGCGTCTACCCCGGCACCGCACGTACCGTCACGTCCACCGCGTCCTACAACGACGGGGCGTGGCACCACGTCGTGGCGACGCTCGGGTCGGGCGGCATGCAGCTGTACGTCGACGGCAAGCGTGTCGGCCAGCGCACCGACACGACGATGGGCCAGGCGTACAACGGGTACTGGCGGATCGGCGGTGACGTCCTGTCCAGCTGGCTGAACCGCCCGTCGACCGACTACTTCGCCGGCACGATCGACGAGGTCGCGGTCTACCCGCGGGTCCTCACACCGCAGGAGATCCGCTCGCACGTGACGGCGGCCGGGTACGCGGCCGCCATCCCGCCCGCGCCCGCCGACCCGTACGGCGCCGCCGTCTACGCCGCGGACCCGGAGCTCTTCTGGCGGTTCGACGAGGCGACCGGCTCGGCGCTCGCCGACTCGGGGGCGTCCGGCAACGCGGGCACGCTCACCGGCACGGGGTGGACCCGTCAGGCCGCCGGCGCTCTCGCCGCCCACGAGGAGAACCGGTCCGTGCGGTTCGTCGAGGGGTCGGCGGGTGCCGCCACCACCGCCACGTTCGAGAACCCGCGCGCCTACTCGCTGGAGGCGTGGTTCTCCACCACCAGCAGCCGCGGCGGGAGGGTCCTCGGCTTCAGCAGCCGGCAGACCGGCACGGCCGGCGACCACGACCGGCACATCTACCTGCAGGACGACGGCAGGCTCGTGTTCGGTGCGTGGACCGGCACGGCGAACACCATCACGTCCGCGGAGCCGTACAACGACGGGCAGTGGCACCACGTCCTCGCGACGCAGGGCCCGGACGGCATGGTGCTGTACGTCGACGGCGCCTCCGTCGGCACGAACCCGCAGGTCGACTCGCAGGCGTACACCGGCTACTGGCGGGTGGCGAACGGAGCGACCTGGGGCTCGACGTCCGCCGCTCTCGACGGCCGGATCGACGAGGTCGCCGTGTACTCCCGGCCTCTGAGCGGGAGCGACGCGGTTCTGCACGCCGGTCTCGGCCGGACCGGCACCACGCCGAACCTGCCGCCGCAGGCGGCGTTCGACGCGACCCTCGAGGGGCGCGAGCTCACGCTCGACGGGTCGGCCTCCACGGACGCGGACGGTGCCGTCACGTCGTGGGCGTGGGACCTCGGCGACGGCACGACGGCGCAGGGGGTGACGCCGCCGGCGCACACGTACGACCTCGCCGGCACGTACACCGTGACGCTCACGGTGACGGACGACAAGGGCGCCACGAGCGCCCGGCAGCAGTCCGTGACCGTCGCCAACGCGCCGCCGGTGGCCACGTTCACGGTCGCGGCGAGCCACCTCGACGTCGCCGTCGACGCCTCCGCCTCGACGGACCCCGACGGCGCCGTCGTCGGGTACTCCTGGCGGTTCGGGGACGGTGCCACGGCGACCGGTGCGACGGCCTCGCACACGTACGCGAGCGCCGGCACGTACACCGTGACGCTCACCGTGTCCGACCACGACGGGACGACGACCACCACCACGCAGGACGTCACCGTCGCCCCCAACCAGGCACCGGTCGCCGGTTTCGTCGCCCAGCCGTCCGCGCTCGCGGTGGCGTTCGCGCCGGTCGGCACCGCCGACCCTGACGGCACCGTGGCGTCGTACGCGTGGGACTTCGGGGACGGCGCGACATCGGCGCAGGAGGCACCGACGCACACGTACGTCGAGCCCGGCACGTACACCGTGCGGCTGACCGTCACCGACGACCTGGGCGCGACCGGTACCACGAGCTCGCGCGTCGTCGTCACGGCCAACGCCGCTCCCGTCGCCGCCTTCACCCCGACGACGGCGCTCCTGCGCCTCGCGGTCGACGCGTCCGCGTCGTCCGACCCGGACGGGTCGGTCGTCGCCTACGTGTGGGACTTCGGGGACGGGGCGCAGGCCGCCGGGGTGGCGGCCGAGCACACGTACTCGTCGCCCGGCACGTACACCGTGACGCTCACCGTGCGGGACAACCAGGGGACGGAGACGAGCGTGAGCCACGACGTCGAGGCCGTCGCCCCGACCATGTGGGCGCACGACAGGTTCTCGCGCTCGGCCGCCACGGGGTGGGGGTCCTCGGACGCCGGGGGCGCGTGGACGCACTTCGGCAGCGCGGCCCAGTACTCGGTCGCCGACGGCACGGGCCGCGTGTCGATCGGCACCACCGCGTCGACGCCGCGCCTCCAGCTGCGCTCGGTCGCCGCGACGGACTCCGACCAGACGGTCCAGTTCTCGCTCGACAAGGTCCCCGTCGGCGGCGGCGGGACGGTCGCGCTCACCAGCCGCGGCGGGAGCTGGTCGAGCCTCTACCGGGGACGGGTCTGGGTGCGTGCCAACGGCACCGTGTCCCTCCTCGTCACACGGATCGCGGGCGCGGAGTCGACGCTCGCCGCGGTCAACGTGCCGGGGCTGACGCTCACCGCCGGGACGCCGCTCAACGTGCGGTTCCGCACGGAGGGCTCGAGCCCGACGGCGCTGCGCCTCAAGGCGTGGACGGGGCCGACCGAGCCCGCCGCCTGGCAGGTGCAGACGACCGACGCGACCACGGAGCTGCAGGACGCCGGCGCGGTCGGGATCGACACGGGCCTCGACGGCGGGGTCACGAACGCGCCGGTGCGGGTGACGATCGACGAGTTCTTCGCCGGTCAGCCCGGCTCGGCGGCGCCGAACCAGGTGCCGGTGCCGGCGTTCGCCGCGACGGCGACCGACCTCTCCGTCGCCGTCGACGGCAGCACCTCGGCCGACGCCGACGGAACCGTGACCGCCTGGTCGTGGGACTTCGGGGACGGCTCGCCGGCCGTGACGGGCACCCAGGTCACGCACGCCTACGCCGCCGACGGCACCTACCCGGTGACCCTCACGGTGACCGACAACCGTGGGGCCACCGCGTCGGTGACCCAGCAGGTGACGGCCTCGTCGCCCGCAGGGGACCCGATGGTCGCGCCGGTCGCGGCCTTCGAGGCGTCGCCGCTGGGGCTCACGGTGAGCGTCGACGGGTCCGCGTCGTCGGCGGGAGACGCTCCTGTCGTCGCCTGGGCGTGGGACTTCGGCGACGGGGAGCAGGGCGACGGCGCGCAGGCGCAGCACACGTACGCCGCAGCGGGCACGTACGCCGTCACGCTCACCGTCACCGGGCCCGACGGTGCGACGGACACGCTCACCCGAGAGGTCACGGTCGCGGCGGTCCCGGCGGAGGAGCCCCCGGTGGAGGAGCCGCCCGTGGAGGAGCCGCCCGTCGACGGGGCCCTGGCCCAGGACGTCTTCGACCGCACGGTCGCCACGGGCTGGGGGACGTCGGCCACGGGTGGTGCGTGGTCGCACTTCGGGTCCGCGGCGCAGTACTCCGTCGCCCCGGGCGTGGGGACGCTCCAGGCGCTCGCGCCCGGTGCCACGCCGCGGGTGCGGTGGGCGGACCTCGCGGTGCGGGACGTCGACGTGCTCGGGCAGGTCTCGCTCGACAGCATCGGTGACGGGGGAGGGACGTTCGTCGCCCTCACCGCACGGTCGGGCAGCTGGTCGAGCATGTATCGCGGGCAGGTCTGGGTGAAGTCGACCGGCGCGCTCAACCTCGTCCTGACCCGCATCGCCCCGCGCGAGACCATCCTCGCCCAGGTGAACGTGGCAGGCGTGACCCTCGCGGCCGGCGAGCGGCTCAACGTCCGCTTCCAGGCCGTCGGTTCCGACCCGACGACGCTGCGGCTGCGGACGTGGAAGGACGGCACGCCCGAGCCCACGACGTGGCACCTGACGGCCACGGACGCGACGCCCGAGCTCCAGGACGCCGGCGGGGTCGGCGTGGACGGGCTGCTCAGCGGGACGTCGACCAACGCACCCGTCAGGATCCGGGTGCACGGGCTCACGGTCACCGAGGCCGTCTGA